In a single window of the Ananas comosus cultivar F153 unplaced genomic scaffold, ASM154086v1, whole genome shotgun sequence genome:
- the LOC109704330 gene encoding myosin-6-like — MATQVHITVGSQVWVEDPDVAWIDGEVIEVNGDEIEIKCTSGKSVVAKVSNVYPKDAEASPCGVDDMTRLAYLHEPGVLQNLRSRYDMNEIYTYVGSILIAVNPFRRLPHLYDKHMMEQYKGAALGDLNPHPFAVADAAYRLMMRDRVSQAILVSGESGAGKTESTKMLMRYLAYMGGRAETEGRTVEQQVLESNPVLEAFGNAKTVRNNNSSRFGKFVEIQFDESGRISGAAIRTYLLERSRVCQISDPERNYHCFYMLCAAPPEDIERFKMGDPRMFHYLNQSNCFELDDVDDSKEYLDTRRAMDIVGISPDEQDAIFRVVAAILHLGNVEFSEGEETDSSVLKDEKSQFHLKTAAELFMCDDKALEDSLCKRVIVTRGESIVKNLNPEAAVLSRDALAKIVYSRLFDWLVNKINCSIGQDPHSKFLIGVLDIYGFESFKTNSFEQFCINLTNEKLQQHFNQHVFKMEQEEYTKEEIDWSYIEFIDNQDILDLIEKKPGGIIALLDETCMLPRSTHETFAQKLYQTFKDHPRFSKPKFSQSGFTIHHYAGDVTYQTELFLDKNKDYVVNEHQALLNASECHFVSSLFPLLSEDSSKSSKFSSIGLRFKQQLQTLLETLSATEPHYVRCVKPNNLLKPAIFENSNVIQQLRCGGVLEAIRISCAGYPTRRTFDEFVDRFGVLAPEIIKESSDEVITSKRILEKVDLRGYQVSEAKEPASKLDAALEKSPLLIWVMAKIVDSIPELYVSLQTFKAALCQCERLWFFNSRCTTPNV; from the exons ATG GCAACTCAAGTCCATATCACAGTAGGGTCTCAGGTCTGGGTCGAGGATCCCGACGTAGCTTGGATAGATGGGGAGGTCATCGAGGTCAATGGCGATGAGATTGAGATCAAATGTACTTCTGGAAAGTCG gTTGTGGCAAAAGTGTCCAACGTCTATCCCAAGGATGCAGAAGCATCACCATGTGGTGTCGATGACATGACAAGGCTAGCATATCTGCATGAGCCAGGAGTTCTGCAGAACTTGAGATCAAGATATGACATGAATGAAATTTAT ACTTATGTGGGAAGTATACTAATTGCCGTGAACCCCTTTCGGAGGCTTCCTCATCTTTATGACAAACACATGATGGAACAATATAAGGGTGCCGCTCTTGGTGATCTGAATCCCCATCCTTTTGCTGTTGCTGATGCTGCATATAG ACTTATGATGCGTGATAGGGTAAGTCAGGCAATCCTGGTAAGTGGAGAAAGTGGTGCCGGCAAGACAGAAAGCACCAAAATGCTTATGCGTTATCTTGCTTATATGGGAGGAAGAGCAGAAACTGAAGGCCGAACTGTGGAACAGCAAGTTCTTGAG TCGAATCCTGTTCTTGAAGCATTTGGTAATGCCAAGACTGTCCGAAATAATAATTCAAG CCGTTTTGGAAAATTTGTTGAGATTCAGTTTGATGAGAGTGGGAGGATTTCGGGAGCAGCCATAAGGACATATCTTCTTGAAAGGTCTCGTGTCTGTCAAATATCCGATCCAGAGAGAAATTACCACTGCTTTTACATGCTGTGTGCTGCACCACCTGAG GACATTGAAAGATTTAAAATGGGAGATCCTAGAATGTTTCACTATCTTAACCAGTCTAACTGCTTTGAGCTTGACGATGTGGATGACTCGAAGGAATATTTGGATACTAGAAGGGCCATGGACATTGTGGGAATTAGTCCCGATGAACAA gATGCAATATTCCGTGTTGTGGCTGCTATTCTTCATTTGGGCAATGTTGAATTTTCAGAAGGAGAGGAAACAGATTCATCTGTATTAAAAGATGAGAAATCACAATTCCATCTCAAAACGGCTGCTGAGCTTTTCAT GTGTGATGACAAAGCTCTTGAGGACTCATTGTGCAAACGTGTTATTGTGACACGTGGGGAGAGCATTGTAAAGAATCTAAATCCAGAAGCCGCAGTTCTTAGTAGAGATGCGTTAGCCAAAATTGTTTACTCACGTTTGTTTGATTG GCTTGTGAATAAGATAAACTGTTCAATTGGTCAAGATCCCCACTCAAAGTTTCTAATTGGGGTACTGGATATTTATGGCTTCGAAAGTTTCAAGACAAACAG CTTTGAGCAGTTTTGTATCAATTTGACTAATGAAAAGCTGCAGCAGCATTTTAATCAG CATGTTTTTAAGATGGAGCAGGAAGAATATACAAAAGAAGAAATTGATTGGAGTTACATCGAGTTCATTGACAACCAAGATATTCTTGATCTTATTGAGAAG AAACCAGGGGGAATCATTGCTCTTCTGGACGAGACTTG TATGCTACCAAGATCAACTCATGAAACATTTGCCCAGAAGTTATATCAAACATTTAAAGATCATCCACGCTTTAGCAAGCCTAAATTTTCACAGTCTGGCTTCACCATCCATCATTATGCTGGTGAT gTCACATATCAAACAGAACTTTTCTTGGATAAGAACAAAGATTATGTTGTCAATGAGCATCAAGCCCTATTGAATGCTTCGGAATGCCACTTTGTTTCAAGTCTATTTCCACTTCTCTCTGAAGACTCATCTAaatcttcaaaattttcatcaatTGGCTTAAGGTTCAAG CAACAATTGCAAACTTTGTTAGAGACTTTAAGTGCCACGGAACCACACTACGTACGTTGTGTTAAGCCTAACAACCTTCTTAAGCCAGCAATTTTTGAGAATAGTAACGTCATCCAGCAACTGCGATGTGGA GGAGTGCTGGAGGCGATCAGGATTAGCTGTGCGGGATATCCAACAAGGCGCACATTCGATGAATTCGTGGATCGTTTTGGTGTCCTGGCACCTGAAATTATCAAAGAAAG TTCTGATGAAGTCATTACTTCAAAGCGGATTCTCGAGAAGGTTGATCTTAGAGGTTATCAA